A stretch of Clostridia bacterium DNA encodes these proteins:
- a CDS encoding glycine reductase has protein sequence MKLTRRYYDVTDAAFGEKNSFKDGKLVINKAALLSELEASMKSIESIDFELVKPGENTRIIHVLDAIAPMIKVEGQGKQYSGFFGRPNTCGDGITNMLRGFAVIESAPLPWDDSSASSGLLYPRDAIMDMQGPIAGFSPFSETVNLVIKYELTDGKSSAEYDADIRLCGLKVAEILATLTLGLEPVEEELFSIDEVNEELPGVVLVWQCQNQGVYSNTYLYGKSIDNLVPTLLHPNEMLDGCVVSGNYVWPAFKVPTYLHVNHPIVLELYRQHGKTINFKGVIFARSHQPTNWDKERCANFNVKIAHYLGAKGLVMAWEGGGNAAVDGMLTIQAAEKSGIKASTITFEFGGEDGTEGILLVDDVPEADAVISGGSIEKTYTLPKVDRVVGGDTLRLNKESGGFFPPAEDEITFDTTTQLYCSGNQAAHSKLFAESY, from the coding sequence ATGAAATTAACTAGAAGATATTACGATGTAACGGATGCAGCCTTCGGCGAGAAGAACAGTTTTAAAGACGGCAAGCTAGTTATAAACAAGGCTGCTCTACTGAGTGAACTAGAAGCATCCATGAAGAGCATCGAGTCCATCGACTTCGAACTCGTAAAACCTGGAGAAAATACCAGGATTATCCATGTACTCGACGCCATTGCCCCCATGATCAAGGTTGAGGGACAAGGAAAACAGTATTCCGGATTTTTCGGACGTCCGAATACCTGTGGTGATGGCATAACCAATATGTTGCGAGGCTTTGCCGTTATCGAAAGTGCGCCCCTGCCTTGGGACGACAGCAGCGCAAGCTCAGGCCTTTTGTATCCCCGGGATGCCATTATGGATATGCAGGGACCCATTGCCGGATTTTCACCCTTCAGCGAGACTGTCAATCTAGTAATCAAGTATGAGCTCACCGATGGAAAGTCTTCCGCGGAATACGATGCAGATATCCGTTTGTGCGGACTTAAAGTGGCAGAAATTCTAGCCACTTTAACCTTAGGACTGGAACCGGTAGAAGAAGAGCTGTTCAGCATAGATGAAGTCAATGAAGAACTGCCAGGTGTAGTACTGGTATGGCAATGCCAAAACCAGGGCGTTTATTCCAACACCTATCTCTATGGCAAGAGTATAGACAATCTAGTGCCCACGCTCCTGCATCCCAACGAAATGCTAGACGGATGTGTAGTCAGTGGAAACTATGTATGGCCAGCCTTCAAGGTACCGACCTATCTGCACGTTAATCATCCTATTGTTTTGGAGCTATATAGGCAACACGGCAAGACCATCAATTTCAAGGGAGTTATTTTTGCCAGAAGCCACCAGCCGACCAACTGGGACAAGGAACGTTGTGCCAACTTCAATGTTAAGATTGCGCACTACCTAGGTGCCAAAGGTTTGGTTATGGCTTGGGAAGGTGGCGGCAACGCAGCAGTGGATGGTATGCTAACCATTCAGGCTGCAGAAAAATCCGGCATCAAGGCCTCAACAATCACCTTCGAATTTGGTGGTGAAGACGGCACAGAAGGTATTTTATTAGTAGACGACGTGCCAGAAGCAGACGCTGTTATCAGTGGCGGAAGCATTGAGAAGACCTACACACTGCCTAAGGTAGACCGGGTAGTTGGCGGTGACACACTTAGATTAAACAAAGAGTCGGGCGGATTCTTCCCTCCGGCAGAGGATGAGATTACATTTGATACGACGACACAGCTCTATTGCTCAGGTAACCAAGCGGCACATAGCAAACTGTTCGCGGAATCCTACTAG
- a CDS encoding aldehyde dehydrogenase gives MDPYQYIKKEPYKMYIDGQWVASESKETFDIINPAVNEVFATAYKGSEKDAQKAILAARKAYDEGPWAGMTHHERSELLFKVRDLLAKRQEEFACIETLDCGKLYPSVLYYEIQQALDGFAYSAGNARHLEGKVVPVDGGGNNFNYVTWEPCGVVGEILPWNGPLMMGAQKISAILAAGNTVVVKPSSWASLSMLVIAEVFHEAGFPPGVFNVITGSGQVVGDALVKSPLVDMVSMTGGTETGEQIIRSSADTIKKIALELGGKSPHIIFDDVDLDDAAKWAVFGFTLNSGQVCVSGTRVIVHENIYEDLLARMKTVCENFVPGNGFDYEKGVNFSSLISKEHAETVRGFIESGIEDKARLVCGGTHFEGLEGQDNNFVPATIFADVTPDMKIFQEEIFGPVGCVTKFSTEEEAVKLANMTKFGLAGGVFTNSIARAHRVAGKIKAGQVYVNSYFSKGMMESPGTGWKQSGVGVAGIHKYMHSRTVFVSLEDHPQAPL, from the coding sequence ATGGATCCATATCAATATATTAAAAAAGAACCGTACAAGATGTATATCGACGGCCAATGGGTCGCCTCAGAAAGTAAAGAAACCTTTGATATTATTAACCCAGCGGTGAACGAGGTATTTGCAACAGCCTATAAGGGCTCCGAAAAAGATGCCCAAAAGGCCATTCTCGCAGCCAGGAAGGCCTACGATGAAGGACCTTGGGCTGGTATGACCCATCATGAACGTAGCGAACTGCTGTTCAAGGTTAGAGACTTGCTGGCCAAGAGACAAGAAGAGTTTGCCTGCATAGAAACACTAGATTGTGGCAAACTCTATCCCAGCGTACTCTACTATGAAATCCAACAGGCCCTGGATGGATTTGCTTACAGTGCCGGAAACGCCAGACATCTAGAAGGCAAGGTGGTACCGGTAGACGGCGGTGGCAATAACTTCAACTACGTCACTTGGGAACCCTGCGGGGTAGTCGGCGAGATTCTCCCCTGGAATGGTCCCTTGATGATGGGAGCCCAGAAGATTTCAGCCATTTTGGCGGCCGGCAATACGGTCGTAGTGAAGCCGAGCTCATGGGCATCCCTATCCATGTTGGTCATTGCGGAAGTATTCCATGAAGCAGGATTTCCACCGGGCGTATTCAATGTGATTACCGGTTCCGGTCAGGTCGTGGGAGATGCACTGGTTAAGAGCCCACTAGTGGACATGGTTTCCATGACAGGCGGTACAGAGACGGGAGAACAGATTATCCGTAGCTCTGCAGATACCATCAAGAAGATTGCTCTGGAATTGGGTGGCAAAAGCCCGCACATCATCTTCGACGACGTAGACCTTGATGATGCAGCCAAATGGGCTGTGTTCGGATTCACCTTGAACTCAGGCCAGGTCTGCGTATCCGGCACCAGGGTCATCGTGCATGAAAACATCTATGAGGACTTGCTGGCACGCATGAAAACTGTTTGTGAGAACTTTGTACCAGGCAACGGTTTCGACTATGAGAAGGGTGTAAACTTTTCTTCCCTGATTTCCAAGGAACATGCAGAGACGGTCAGAGGATTCATTGAGTCTGGAATTGAAGATAAGGCAAGACTAGTATGTGGCGGAACACACTTTGAAGGCTTAGAAGGCCAAGACAACAATTTTGTACCAGCAACCATCTTTGCCGATGTGACGCCAGACATGAAGATCTTCCAAGAAGAAATTTTTGGACCAGTAGGTTGCGTAACCAAATTCTCCACCGAGGAAGAGGCTGTGAAACTGGCCAATATGACCAAATTCGGACTAGCAGGTGGTGTATTCACCAATAGCATCGCCAGAGCCCATAGGGTTGCTGGAAAAATCAAGGCAGGTCAGGTATACGTAAACAGCTACTTCAGTAAGGGAATGATGGAATCTCCGGGTACCGGTTGGAAACAAAGTGGTGTTGGTGTAGCTGGCATCCATAAGTATATGCATTCAAGAACGGTATTCGTATCCCTGGAAGATCATCCCCAGGCCCCGCTATAG
- a CDS encoding iron-containing alcohol dehydrogenase, protein MERNYAALVMSKFVVGRGSLDYLGSFKNKRVSVIHGGPNILTDLLRSRIESLISKNSGTCMFTKPVLREPFFKDILSIEKEIQDYQPDLIVALGGGAVMDTAKVVQMLYENPGISQEELVRPYQIPDLGKKAILLAIPTTSGTGSETTSAAVFTDDETKEKRLMLGNGLIPQYAILDADFTDSLPASIAAYTGIDALTHALEAAVCTIANPMVKTMAISAAVDLFENLTNSVCKGIAPELKAKAREKCHIAASMAGVAITNSCTGLAHGLDQPGPYFSLPHGQTCGVLLPYTMAFTGVDPSYVTIARRLGLPGSSDEELCLSLVSHIRNLTTDLGIPKSFKEMEISEQEYMDQLEHFANLAAPAMATRLAPRIPNHQETKKILEMAYYA, encoded by the coding sequence ATGGAACGAAACTATGCAGCGTTGGTAATGAGCAAGTTTGTCGTAGGCAGAGGTTCTTTGGATTATCTAGGAAGTTTTAAAAATAAGAGGGTGTCGGTGATTCATGGTGGTCCCAACATTTTGACAGATCTTTTGAGATCAAGGATTGAATCCTTGATCTCAAAAAACAGTGGGACATGCATGTTTACCAAACCGGTACTCAGGGAACCATTTTTTAAGGATATTCTGAGTATTGAAAAAGAAATCCAAGACTACCAACCCGACTTAATCGTAGCCTTGGGTGGTGGAGCCGTCATGGATACGGCCAAGGTTGTCCAGATGTTATATGAAAATCCGGGCATTAGCCAAGAAGAGCTGGTGCGGCCCTACCAAATTCCCGATTTGGGCAAGAAGGCGATACTTCTTGCAATACCTACAACCAGTGGAACAGGCTCAGAAACGACCTCGGCGGCAGTATTCACGGACGATGAAACTAAGGAAAAAAGATTGATGCTAGGCAATGGTCTCATTCCCCAGTATGCAATTTTGGATGCAGATTTTACGGATTCACTTCCTGCCTCCATTGCAGCCTATACTGGTATTGATGCCTTGACCCATGCTTTAGAAGCAGCAGTCTGTACCATCGCAAACCCCATGGTCAAAACCATGGCCATCAGTGCAGCGGTAGATCTTTTCGAGAACCTCACAAATTCAGTATGCAAGGGTATTGCCCCAGAGCTGAAGGCAAAAGCCAGGGAGAAGTGCCACATTGCTGCTAGTATGGCCGGTGTAGCCATTACAAACTCCTGTACGGGATTGGCCCATGGCTTGGACCAGCCGGGCCCATATTTTTCCTTGCCTCACGGTCAAACTTGTGGTGTTCTCTTGCCTTATACGATGGCCTTCACAGGAGTAGATCCTTCGTATGTCACTATTGCTAGACGGTTGGGGCTGCCGGGAAGCAGCGATGAGGAGCTTTGCCTATCTTTGGTAAGCCATATAAGGAATTTAACAACAGATTTGGGAATTCCCAAGAGCTTTAAGGAGATGGAAATATCAGAACAAGAGTATATGGACCAGTTGGAACACTTTGCTAATTTGGCAGCTCCTGCAATGGCCACTAGGCTAGCTCCAAGAATTCCGAATCATCAAGAAACCAAGAAAATCCTAGAAATGGCATATTATGCCTAA
- a CDS encoding sugar-binding transcriptional regulator, with product MRRKESMVVSTGKNEFVKVAYYYYKAGMTQNEIAKKMSMSRQRVNRILKKCLETGIVKIMIQETEEQNVEFEAEFEALTGLKEVLIINTEADDVNDSLGPVAASYLERIISDGDIIGFSRGRALSSMVSSLEPTKKKDLTVLQLVGGQIEDESNINSDNIVRYSSEILNAKSQFLYAPIIVESRKLRDSMLNETVFAQMYNRMKDCTVAVVGIGDMSKESEFVTRSFLTKDEIQTLQKEKAVGEICTHYFDQDGKIIKSDINGRVFAIDCNSFKEIPIRIGVSGGNKKISAIVGAIRGGLINVLVIDYDTARAVLDRLKP from the coding sequence ATGCGGAGGAAAGAAAGCATGGTTGTTTCAACAGGAAAAAATGAATTTGTAAAGGTTGCCTATTATTATTACAAGGCAGGCATGACACAAAATGAGATTGCCAAAAAGATGTCCATGTCTAGGCAACGTGTGAACCGAATATTAAAAAAATGTCTGGAAACAGGCATTGTAAAGATAATGATTCAGGAGACTGAGGAACAAAACGTAGAATTTGAGGCAGAATTTGAGGCTTTGACTGGTTTAAAAGAGGTATTGATCATCAATACGGAAGCAGATGACGTAAATGATTCCCTTGGACCGGTGGCCGCATCCTATCTTGAGCGCATCATAAGTGATGGAGATATCATCGGCTTTTCCAGAGGGCGTGCCCTCTCTTCCATGGTGAGCAGTCTAGAACCGACCAAAAAGAAGGATCTAACGGTCCTGCAACTGGTTGGCGGACAGATTGAAGATGAATCCAACATCAATTCAGACAACATCGTACGGTATTCTTCGGAAATCTTAAATGCCAAATCCCAGTTTCTTTATGCGCCAATCATTGTGGAAAGCAGGAAGCTTAGAGATTCGATGCTCAATGAGACGGTCTTTGCACAGATGTACAACAGGATGAAGGACTGCACCGTTGCCGTAGTGGGTATCGGTGATATGTCCAAGGAGTCCGAGTTTGTAACCAGGAGCTTTTTGACAAAAGATGAGATTCAAACCCTGCAAAAAGAAAAGGCGGTAGGGGAGATTTGTACGCATTACTTTGATCAGGATGGCAAGATTATCAAGAGCGATATCAACGGCAGGGTCTTTGCGATTGACTGCAATAGCTTTAAGGAAATACCCATTCGGATCGGTGTAAGTGGGGGAAATAAGAAGATTTCTGCCATTGTGGGTGCCATCAGAGGCGGTCTGATCAACGTGCTGGTAATTGACTACGATACAGCACGAGCTGTGTTGGACAGACTAAAACCTTAA